Sequence from the Hoplias malabaricus isolate fHopMal1 chromosome 10, fHopMal1.hap1, whole genome shotgun sequence genome:
ACAAAACGAGATCCACCCACTGTgtcagcagcagtttgaaaagaggtGGAGGCTGACATCATGTCTTGGAAGAAGCAAACACGAGCCTCACCCTCCCAGCTACACAACAGTGTGTGAAAGGTAagacaggaaaacacacacacacacacacacacacctcacctgTTGCTGAGTGTCCCTGAGCTGTTTCTCCAGTCTCTCCTTGTCCTCTCTGAGTCTCTGcagttctctctccttctctcctctgATCTCAGACTCTCCGCAGGTGAAGGTGACCTCAGCAGGCCCCGCCTCCAGGCCACGGTCAGCCAGGGCCAGGATCTGCTCCCGCTGCATTCTGGGAAACAGCAACAACTCCTCTTTATCCTTTAAAACTGGAACTATCTGCAAAAGCCTCTGTGAGGAGCTGGACCTCAGGGATCTTCTAAagcttttgtttttcatgtttattcTAAATCATTTCAATCATTATTCCTTTTATATCATGTGTTTAATCACTAATAAATACACAGTGTAACTGCTACCTGTAGGCCACGAGCaggagctggtgtgtgttgCTGAGTTTGTGGAGACGTTTGCGGTAGTTTCTCACGCTGCTGGTCAGCTGCTCCTCTCTGGAGCGATAAGAAGCCCTCACCTCCCTCAGCATCGAGTCTACAAACTCCTTCATACGCACACCCACATCTCCCTCACACATACCTCGCACACACTCctgcacacacacgcattccCCTTTAATACTCATTAgtggtgtgcatgtgtgtgtgcgtgcgtgtgtgtgcgtgtgcatgtgtgtgcgtgtgtgtgcgtgcgtgtgtgtgtgcgtgcgtgcgtgtgtgcgtgcgtgtgtgcgtgcgtgcgcgtgcgtgcgcgtgtgtgtgtgcgtgtgtgtgcgtgtgcgtgtgcgtgtgtaccGTGATGTCATGGATGTAGTGTGTGAGTCGTGCTCTGTATTCTTGGGTGAGCTCCTTCAGGTGATTCTGGAGTTTAGAGTTTTCAGCCTCCACCTCCTTTAGCTGGAACTGAGAAGTAATCagagcctacacacacacacacacacacacacacacatacacacacacacacagacacacacacacacacacaaacagacctaTAATGCAATCAAACATGTTACTAATACAATAGCACCCTCTGgtggactgggtgagtgtgtgagtgactgggtgagtgtgtgagggactgggtgagtgtgtgagggactgggtgagtgtgtgagggactgggtgagtgtgtgaaagactgggtgagtgtgtgagtgactgggtgagtgtgtgagggactgggtgagtgtgtgagggactgggtgagtgtgtgagggactgggtaagtgtgtgagtgactgggtgagtgtgtgagggccTGGGACTCACGGCTGACTTCTGTGCTAGTTCCTGCTGTGTGTTGCGGATCGCTCTCTTATTCTCCTGCAGATCCTTCGCCACAGACACACTGAGGAAGTGAAATAAAGAGTGATCAGGATTTCACAgtgcactgtaaacacacacacacacacctcactctgtCTCACATCTTCTCCTCTAGCTTTCGCTGCTGCTCTTCATAACTCTTCCTCATCTTTTCCAGCTCCTCTCTCAGTTCATTCTGAATGCCCTGTAAcagattaacacacacacacacacacacacacgcacacacacacaagtaaggATTAAAGGAATGATTAAAGGAAAGATGCTCTGTACTGACACTGATACTGACACTACAGAGCAGGGTTCAGTTCCCCGTTTGGGAAAACACCCCTCACTACAGCAgtgagtccttgggcaagactcctaacagtAAAACAGCCTCTAGCTCCTGCTCAACGCTGTAGAAGTGAATCAGATCTCAGTCACAGGCTGAACATCGGGGTCTGAGTTTATAAGAAAAGCAGAGCGCTCTTACCGAGGGAGCATCAGTGCGTTTCCCCACAGCAGCGTCTCCACTCAGCTCCTCCAGctacaacacacatacacacacacacacacacaatcagacaacacacacacacacacacacacacacacacacacacacacacaatcagacaacacacacacacacacacacacacacacacacacacacagacaatcagacaacacacacacacaatcagacaacacacacacacaatcagacaacacacacacacacacacacacacagacaacacacacacacacacacacacacacagacaacacacacacacacacacacacaatgtcaggACACAATTCCAAAAAAAGTTTACTCCTCAGAACAATGTTcggtttttttattttcatttttaatccgAAAAGAAAAGTGCCCAACATTTCCTTTTGGTTCCTGAGGTTAAGATCAGGGCTAAATGTAGTGATAATGATTTATTATGTGTATGGGAGTCCTAACATACAGTGGAAccaaagtgtgtgtctgtgtgtgtgtgtgtgtgtgtgtgtgtgtgagttgtctgattgtctgtgtgtgtgtgttgtctgtgtgtgtgttgtatgattgtctgtgtctgtgtgtgtgtgtgtgtgtgagctgtctgattgtctgtctgtgtgtgttgtctgtgtctgtgtgtgtgtgagttgtctgattgtctgtgtgtgtgtgtgttgtctgtgtgtctgtgtgtgtgtgtttgtgtgtgaattgtctgattgtctgtgtgtgtgttgtctgtgtctgttgtctgattgtctatgtgtgtgtgtgtgtgtgtgtgtgtgtgtgtgtgtgtgtgagttgtctgattgtctgtgtgtgttgtctgtgtctgtgtgtgttgtctgattgtctgtgtgtgtgtgtgtgtgagttgtctgattgtctgtgtgtgtgtgtgtgagttgtctgattgtctgtgtgtgtgtgttgtctgtgtgtctgtgttgtctgtgtgtgtgttgtctgtgtgtgtgtgtgagttgtctgattgtctgtgtgtgtgtgtgtgagttgtctgattgtctgtgtgtgtgtgtgtgtgagttgtctgattgtctgtgtgttgtctgtgtgttgtctgtgtgtgtgttgtctgtgtgtgtgtgtgtgagttgtctgattgtctgtgtgtgtgtgtgtggtgctagGGTTAGGGTAATGAATGTATCAGCAGCAGAAACACTCACCCTGACCCTGCTGTGCGAGACCCTGCTGAGCAGAGCTCGGACCCTCTCCAGctccagtgtgtgagtgtgtgagcgctgtctctctctcagcagtgtgtggtgtgtgtgtgtgagggtcagCAGCTCCTCCCTCAGCTCGTCTGAGtgcgccatctctctctccagagcCTCGCTCGCCCTCAGAAAGTTGCTCTTCAGTGCTGCGTACTCCTCCTCCAGCTCTCGGCCTTGACCCCGAGTGACCCCTAACTCCGCCCTCAGAGACTCCGCCTCCAGCTTTAGCCTCGCAGACTCCGCCTCCAAACAGGTCATCGCTCCATCCTGGGACAGGAGCTGAGAAGACAAAGGACTGGGGTCAACCAGGGTCCTGGATTCTCAGCAGTTGAGCTCCGCCCATTAGCCAACAGCAGTTTAGGCCACGCCCATTCGGACTACAGCACTTTAGCCTCACCCATTCGGCCTcagcagtttagccccgcccatttgctctcagcagtttagccccacccattcggtctcagcagtttagccccacccattcggtctcagcagtttagccccacccattcggtctcagcagtttagccccgcccattcggcctcagcagtttagccccgcccattcggtctcagcagtttagccccacccatttggtctcagcagtttagccccacccatttggtctcagcagtttagccccacccattcggcctcagcagtttagccccgcccattcggtctcagcagtttagccccgcccattcggcctcagcagtttagccccgcccattcggtctcagcagtttagccccgcccattcggcctcagcagtttagccccgcccattcggtctcagcagtttagccccacccattcgGTCTCAGCAGTTTAGACCTGCTCATGCCCCCTAAAGCTGTGTAGCCACGCCCACCTGCCCTACAGCTgtttagccccgcccatgcaGCCTACAGCCTGAAGTGATAGGGCGCATTGTTCCTGTTTAAAAGTTGTGCTGTTCCTAGTTTTCAGGAAGCACAGGGACTTGGTACAGACTTCCAAATGATCCACAGATTGGGAAACAGCAGACATCCCAACTCAATTGTCTGAGGAGCAACACGGGGctgccaatcagaacagagctaaTTAACATAAATCAGTCTTAAAGGAaccatgacaaaaaaaaaggaaaaaccttcttaactttcaatgttATTCAGAGtgattttggagcgtttctattggttcattcatcatgagatttacacacagtgtgaagggcagctgctgtgtttaatgatgcagtaactacacacacacacacacacacggagatcCATGCTTTTTACTTGGAGAGCGCGGATATGTGAGTGTTACCTTATTCTTCAGCTCAAATATCTCCTCCTCATATTTCTCCCTCAGATTATTGGCTTCAATCTGCGCCTCCAGAAGGTCTTTGGagatctgaaacacacacacacacacacacacacacacacacacacacacacacacacacatacacacacaggaacGCTCACAAACAGACATCTTAATTTACAGCAGCTCCAGAAAGTTGTGGGTGATAAATGAAGCCCCAGTTCCCCACCTTCAGCTTGTCCTCTTCACTCTGCAGCAGTTTGTTGGACAGGTCTCTGGAGGAGGACGCCCTCTGGGTCACTTTATTCTGGATGGAGTCCAGTTTTCTGCGTAACTGAACCTGCACATGGCATACCACCTTTAATACCTCGGGCCGGAACACCCACCACCACACCTCACCAGCCAGTGTCCTTCAGCAAGACTCCCAACTCAACACCAGCCGGTGTCCTTCAGCAAGACTCCCAACTCAACACCAGCCGGTGTCCTTCAGCAAGACTCCCAACTCAACACCAGCCAGTGTCCTTCAGCAAGACTCCCGACTCAACACCAGCCAGTGTCCTTCAGCAAGACTCCCAACTCAACACCAGCCGTTGTCCTTCAGCAAGACTCCCAACTCAACACCAGCCAGTGTCCTTCAGCAACACTCCCAACTCAACACCAGCCAGTGTCCTTCAGCAAGACTCCCAACTCAACACCAGCCGGTGTCCTTCAGCAAGACTCCCGACTCAACACCAGCCAGTGTCCTTCAGCAAGACTCCCAACTCAACACCAGCCGTTGTCCTTCAGCAAGACTCCCAACTCAACACCAGCCAGTGTCCTTCAGCAAGACTCCCAACTCAACACCAGCCGTTGTCCTTCAGCAAGACTCCCAACTCAACACCAGCCAGTGTCCTTCAGCAACACTCCCAACTCAACACCAGCCAGTGTCCTTCAGCAAGACTCCCAACTCAACACCAGCCGGTGTCCTTCAGCAAGACTCCCAACTCAACACCAGCCGTTGTCCTTCAGCAAGACTCCCAACTCAACACCAGCCAGTGTCCTTCAGCAAGACTCCCAACTCAACACCAGCCGTTGTCCTTCAGCAAGACTCCCAACTCAACACCAGCCAGTGTCCTTCAGCAACACTCCCAACTCAACACCAGCCAGTGTCCTTCAGCAAGACTCCCAACTCAACACAAGCCGGTGTCCTTCAGCAAGACTCCCGACTCAACACCAGCCAGTGTCCTTCAGCAAGACTCCCAACTCAACACCAGCCGTTGTCCTTCAGCAAGACTCCCAACTCAACACCAGCCAGTGTCCTTCAGCAAGACTCCCAACTCAACACCAGCCGTTGTCCTTCAGCAAGACTCCCAACTCAACACCAGCCAGTGTCCTTCAGCAACACTCCCAACTCAACACCAGCCAGTGTCCTTCAGCAAGACTCCCAACTCAACACCAGCCGTTGTCCTTCAGCAAGACTCCCAACTCAACACCAGCCAGTGTCCTTCAGCAAGACTCCCAACTCAACACCAGCCCAAACCAGTAACCAAATCACATCTTTAACCTGATTTAAATTACAGCATTTACCACATGATCACTGCTGAAAAACACGTGTATAAACACAAGGAAATGTTTCCAGAAAAGATGTGATTGTAAATAAACTGCGGTGAAAACAGCAGCGTGTTTCTGGGGCGAGCTGCAGGCGTCAGATTCAAAGAACACAGTGGTGTGGTTTAGAGACGTTAAATACAGCTTCAGGAGAATGAACACAGCACTGACTCCTTCTTTAATTTCAGGTCATAAAGTGTCCCACCGCTTCAGGAATCAGGGTTTGTACAAAAACATAACGACTGATTAGATTCTGTTAGACGCAGCAgtttaataaatcattaataaagACATTAAAGTTATATAATCTTACATTTTCCTCAGTGAGAAGGTGGATTTGTTGTAGTTCATTTGTGGAACTTTGTCTCTTCTCAGCCTCCATTCCCacaccatgcacacacacacacacacacactcacacacacacacacacactcccgtTTCTACAAACAAACCTGAGCGTCCCTGACAGCAGCACACACCTGCGCTCAGCAACCACTAAGTCATTTTTCACTGTTTTCTTGTGAAATGTGTGGATAAATAAACACTAACCCAGTGCTGACACAAACCACTAAACCCTGCTCTGAATTAGACTCCTCCCTCCAGTTCAGAACCCACTGCCACTAAAACTTTTACAAAATTAATACTACTACTATTTTATTACTCTACAAACTTGACATTTATTAAAAGGTTAGATTCTCCCTACTCCACATTCACTGCTCCCTGCTCCGCACTCACTGCTCCCTACTCCACACTCACTGCTCCCTACTCCGCACTCACTGCTCCCTACTCCCTACTCCACACTCACTGCCCCCTACTCCACACTCACTGCTCCCTGCTTCGCCCTCACTGCTCCCTACTCCCTGCTTCGCACTCACTGCTCCCTACTCCGCACTCACTGCTCCCTACTCCGCACTCACTGCTCCCTGCTTCGCCCTCACTGCTCCCTACTCCCTACTCCCTGCTCCCTACTCCGCACTCACTGCTCCCTGCTTCGCCCTCACTGCTCCCTACTCCGCACTCACTGCTCCCTACTCCCTGCTCCGCACTCACTGCTCACTACTCCCTGCTCCGCAGTCACTGCCCCCTACTCCACACTCACTGCTCCCTGCTTCGCCCTCACTGCTCCCTACTCCCTGCTTCGCACTCACTGCTCCCTACTCCGCACTCACTGCTCCCTACTCCGCACTCACTGCTCACTACTCCCTGCTCCGCAGTCACTGCTCCCTAATCCCTACTTCGCCCTCACTGCTCCCTACTCCGCACTCACTGCTCCCTACTCCCTACTTCGCCCTCACTGCTCCCTACTCCGCACTCACTGCTCCCTACTCACTGCTCCCTACTCCGCACTCACTGCTCCCTACTCCACACTCACTGCTCCCTACTCCGCACTCACTGCTCCCTACTCCTTACTCCGCACTCACTGCTCCCTACTCCCTACTCCGCAGTCACTGCTCCCTACTCCCTGCTCCGCAGTCACTGCTCCCTACTCCCTACTTCGCCCTCACTGCTCCCTACTCCCTGCTTCGCACTCACTGCTCCCTACTCCCTGCTCCGCAGTCACTGCTCCCTACTCCCTACTTCGCCCTCACTGCTCCCTACTCCCTGCTTCGCACTCACTGCTCCCTACTCCCTGCTCCGCAGTCACTGCTCCCTACTCCCTACTTCGCCCTCACTGCTCCCTACTCCCTGCTCCGCAGTCACTGCTCCCTACTTCGCCCTCACTGCTCCATACTCCGCACTCACTGCTCCCTGCTCCCTACTCTGCACTCACTGCTCCCTACTCTGCACTCACTGCTCCCTACTCTGCACTCACTGCTCCCTACTCCCCGCTCCGCACTCACTGCTCCCTACTCCTTACTCCACACTCACTGCCCTCTACTCTGTACTCCCTACACTCACTTCTCCCTAATGTGAAATTtctctgtattaaaaataaagatgacaACAGGAAGAATAAAAATCTCAAGgtaaaaaatcattttattaaaatgagattttataaatgattttgtataaaacattacatgtttataaaataaccaCATGGGGTTCAGGACTGAAActcagtcagacacagacagacacctccaatctcagtgtgtgtgagtgtgtgtgtatgtgtgtgtgtgtctgactgttcTCCATTCTGAAGTTTCCCCCTGCAGCTGTCTGTTTAAGGCAACAATAAACTAAAGCAGGTATCTGAATATTCACCTGAATGGCAGgtgggcctgtgtgtgtgtgtgtgtgtgctattgtAGTGCCCTGTCTAAAGGGTCAAGGTTCTCATCCTCCTCCACTTCCTCGTCGTCCTCTCCGTCGCtttgcgtgcgtgtgtgtgtgttgtctgtgtctctgtgagtgtgtgtgttgtctccGAGGCTGAGACGGACCCCCACAGTGTTCTGTAAAGTCTCCAGACTCCGCTGACTCACGTAAAAACTAACATTCACCGAGGGATACACACGTCTCAGCTCCTCCAGCCTGGTCCACGCCTGCACACAGTTATAATTATATTAACCACGGtataataccacacacacacacacacacacacacacacacacagttttgtcTGCTCCTTACCTTCTGATAGTTGCCGTCTTGGCAGTGATGCTCCACTAGGAACCCAAACACATCCCCTACTCTCACCGCAGGGTCCagatcctcctcctccagcagaGACTCACACTCCAACACCGCAGCTGCTGGGTCCTCCTCGtacagcctacacacacacacacacacacacacacagatttataTTAGTGTGATAGTGTCTTTTACCTGATTGCCAGTcatttaaatatgtgtgtgtgtgtgtgtgtgtgtgtgtgtgtgttacctgcggGCCTGTATGAATCTCTTGAtgagtgtgagtctgtgtgtgagctCTGTGAGATGCTGGTCCGTCTCGTCTCCGCTGCGGCTCTTCGCTTTGTTCAGACACTTACacgcctcagagagagcgcCGAACGCCTTCTCATAGTTCTGATAGTCGTCTATCtccaccttcacacacacacacacacacacacacacacattatgagACTGATGCACTATATAtaggtttttaaaaacttaCCAAAATATACAAAGTTaaccattttttaaagaaataa
This genomic interval carries:
- the ccdc78 gene encoding coiled-coil domain-containing protein 78, which gives rise to MEAEKRQSSTNELQQIHLLTEENVQLRRKLDSIQNKVTQRASSSRDLSNKLLQSEEDKLKISKDLLEAQIEANNLREKYEEEIFELKNKLLSQDGAMTCLEAESARLKLEAESLRAELGVTRGQGRELEEEYAALKSNFLRASEALEREMAHSDELREELLTLTHTHHTLLRERQRSHTHTLELERVRALLSRVSHSRVRLEELSGDAAVGKRTDAPSGIQNELREELEKMRKSYEEQQRKLEEKIVSVAKDLQENKRAIRNTQQELAQKSAALITSQFQLKEVEAENSKLQNHLKELTQEYRARLTHYIHDITECVRGMCEGDVGVRMKEFVDSMLREVRASYRSREEQLTSSVRNYRKRLHKLSNTHQLLLVAYRMQREQILALADRGLEAGPAEVTFTCGESEIRGEKERELQRLREDKERLEKQLRDTQQQVSVPSQPTQRLSEEAWTDIRNQLRDFVNTTQEAQETERLQLVCRAALAEQQVCELQEYVDNHLGRYKLEVTRLRRMLGLKAGRSQSADLPKPHPHGASLRNTSKEV